The Sphingobium sp. JS3065 genome includes a region encoding these proteins:
- a CDS encoding DMT family transporter, giving the protein MPSVSSSRPHRPLTAIGLRLVAVICLSIMFVTVRLADARGVHVVESLFYRQALALPVVIAWIASTTGIASVRTRRIGVHATRMVIGMTGMVLNFLSYILLLPAEAVTIGFTMPIFGTILSALILREATGIHRWSAVLVGFLGVIVMVRPDAGHFPAVGVAVALSAAFVTASVSLILRELGRTENAGVIVFWFTMLSLPPLGAAMVFYGQTHDAATWALLLLIGVTGGIAQICMTAALRWAPVSVVLPMDYSSIIWTTLLGWAIWGNWPMATTWIGAALIIASGLYIAWREHIRARRFRSA; this is encoded by the coding sequence GTGCCGTCTGTTTCCTCCAGCCGTCCGCATCGTCCGCTCACCGCCATCGGCCTGCGGCTGGTTGCGGTGATCTGTCTGTCGATCATGTTCGTGACGGTCAGGCTGGCCGACGCGCGCGGCGTGCATGTGGTCGAATCCTTGTTCTACCGGCAGGCGCTAGCCCTGCCGGTGGTCATCGCCTGGATCGCCTCCACCACCGGCATCGCATCAGTCCGGACCCGGCGCATCGGCGTCCACGCCACGCGCATGGTCATCGGCATGACCGGCATGGTGCTCAATTTCCTGTCCTATATCCTGCTGCTCCCGGCGGAGGCGGTGACCATCGGTTTCACCATGCCGATCTTCGGCACCATATTGTCCGCGCTGATCCTGCGCGAGGCGACCGGCATCCACCGGTGGAGCGCGGTGCTGGTCGGTTTTCTGGGCGTGATCGTGATGGTCCGGCCCGATGCGGGGCATTTCCCCGCGGTCGGCGTGGCGGTCGCCCTGTCCGCCGCGTTCGTCACCGCCAGCGTCAGCCTGATCCTGCGTGAACTGGGGCGGACGGAAAATGCCGGGGTCATCGTCTTCTGGTTCACCATGCTGTCCCTGCCGCCGCTGGGCGCGGCCATGGTCTTCTATGGGCAGACCCATGACGCCGCGACATGGGCGCTGCTGCTGCTGATCGGCGTGACGGGCGGCATCGCGCAAATCTGCATGACCGCCGCCCTGCGCTGGGCGCCCGTGTCGGTGGTGCTGCCCATGGACTATAGTTCGATCATCTGGACGACGCTGCTCGGCTGGGCGATCTGGGGCAATTGGCCGATGGCGACGACCTGGATCGGCGCCGCGCTGATCATCGCGAGCGGCCTGTACATCGCCTGGCGGGAGCATATCCGCGCCAGGCGATTCCGGTCAGCCTAG
- a CDS encoding class I SAM-dependent methyltransferase, with protein MTRLARAALLLAGLSLPLLPLAAQHAGHHQAADPIAAAVAAPSRTPANIARDTYRHPAETLAFFGVKPDQTVVEYAPSGGWYTEILAPLLHHKGSFYALQPTGRGLDGYKAFLAAKPEVYGKVKLVAFPDQSGLIPAGSVDTLLTFRNVHNMVMGGTEAATFKSFYDLLKPGGTLGIVDHRLPEGRDAALEKSSGYLKVSTIRRIAEAAGFEYAGSSEINANPRDTADWEKGVWTLPPTLRNGEVDKAKYLAVGESDRMTLRFRKPVK; from the coding sequence ATGACCCGTCTCGCCCGCGCCGCCCTGCTGCTGGCTGGCCTCTCCCTGCCACTGCTTCCGCTCGCCGCCCAGCATGCGGGGCATCATCAGGCGGCCGATCCGATCGCCGCCGCGGTCGCCGCGCCCAGCCGCACGCCCGCCAACATCGCCCGCGACACATATCGCCACCCGGCTGAAACGCTTGCCTTTTTCGGGGTGAAGCCGGACCAGACCGTGGTTGAATATGCGCCCAGCGGCGGTTGGTACACGGAAATCCTGGCGCCCCTGCTGCATCATAAGGGCAGCTTCTACGCGCTCCAGCCGACCGGGCGCGGTCTGGACGGTTACAAGGCGTTCCTGGCCGCGAAGCCGGAGGTTTACGGCAAGGTGAAGCTGGTTGCCTTTCCCGACCAGAGCGGCCTGATCCCGGCAGGCAGCGTCGACACGCTGCTTACCTTTCGCAATGTCCACAATATGGTGATGGGCGGCACCGAAGCTGCGACCTTCAAGAGCTTTTACGATCTGCTGAAGCCGGGCGGGACATTGGGCATCGTCGATCATCGCCTGCCCGAAGGGCGCGACGCGGCGCTGGAAAAGAGCAGCGGTTATTTGAAGGTTTCGACCATCCGCCGGATCGCGGAGGCAGCAGGCTTCGAATATGCGGGGTCGTCGGAGATCAACGCCAATCCCAGGGACACCGCCGATTGGGAAAAGGGCGTGTGGACGCTTCCCCCCACGCTGCGCAATGGAGAGGTCGACAAGGCGAAATATCTGGCCGTCGGGGAAAGCGACCGGATGACGCTGCGCTTTCGCAAGCCGGTGAAATAG
- a CDS encoding CpaF family protein, protein MSAFGRKNGPAGIKPGFGLARPMQGGAPREEIKGGEQFPPLDMTAISPEAPLDPLSAPTGQMLRNADAMQRLSDRANAEHSADTGPQGFEASVHTIKEQVLPRLLERVDPEAAATLTKDELAEEFRPIIMEVLAELKLNLNRREQFALEKVLVDELLGLGPLEELLSDPDVTDIMVNGPDQTYIEKKGKLQIAPIKFRDEEHLFQIAQRIVNKVGRRVDQTTPLADARLPDGSRVNVIVPPLSLRGTAISIRKFSAKPITLDMLAQWGAMSQKMCTALKIAGACRFNIVISGGTGSGKTTMLNALSKMIDPGERVLTIEDAAELRLQQPHWLPLETRPPNLEGQGAISIGDLVKNALRMRPDRIILGEIRGAECFDLLAAMNTGHDGSMCTLHSNSPRECLGRMENMILMGDIKIPKEAISKQIADSVDLIVQVKRLRDGSRRVTNVTEVIGMEGDVIVTQELFKFEYHDEDDSGKIIGEYRSMGLRPYTLDKARQFGFDQPFLEACL, encoded by the coding sequence ATGAGCGCGTTTGGACGGAAAAATGGACCTGCCGGCATCAAGCCCGGCTTCGGCCTGGCCCGCCCCATGCAGGGCGGCGCGCCCAGGGAAGAGATCAAGGGCGGCGAGCAATTCCCCCCGCTGGACATGACGGCGATCTCCCCGGAAGCGCCGCTCGATCCGCTTTCCGCACCGACCGGCCAGATGCTGCGCAACGCCGACGCGATGCAGCGCCTGTCGGACCGCGCCAATGCCGAACATTCAGCCGATACCGGGCCGCAGGGTTTTGAAGCGTCGGTCCACACGATCAAGGAGCAGGTTCTCCCCCGCCTGCTGGAGCGCGTCGATCCCGAAGCCGCCGCCACGCTGACCAAGGATGAACTGGCCGAGGAATTCCGGCCGATCATCATGGAGGTGCTGGCCGAACTCAAGCTCAACCTCAACCGGCGCGAGCAGTTCGCGCTGGAAAAGGTGCTGGTCGACGAGTTGCTGGGCCTGGGCCCGTTGGAGGAATTGCTGTCCGACCCGGACGTCACCGACATCATGGTCAACGGCCCGGACCAGACCTATATCGAAAAAAAGGGCAAGCTGCAGATCGCGCCGATCAAGTTCCGCGACGAGGAGCATCTGTTCCAGATCGCTCAGCGCATCGTCAACAAGGTCGGCCGCCGCGTGGACCAAACCACGCCCCTGGCCGACGCCCGCCTGCCCGACGGCAGCCGCGTCAACGTGATCGTGCCGCCGCTCAGCCTGCGCGGCACGGCCATCTCCATCCGTAAATTTTCCGCCAAGCCGATCACGCTGGACATGCTGGCCCAATGGGGCGCGATGAGCCAGAAAATGTGCACCGCGCTGAAGATCGCGGGCGCGTGCCGTTTCAACATCGTGATTTCGGGCGGCACGGGGTCGGGCAAGACCACCATGCTGAACGCCCTGTCGAAGATGATCGATCCGGGCGAGCGCGTGCTGACCATCGAGGACGCGGCGGAACTGCGGTTGCAGCAGCCGCATTGGCTGCCGCTGGAAACCCGTCCGCCGAACCTGGAGGGCCAGGGCGCGATCAGCATCGGCGACCTTGTGAAGAACGCCCTGCGTATGCGTCCCGACCGCATCATCCTGGGCGAAATTCGTGGCGCGGAATGTTTCGACCTGCTGGCCGCGATGAACACGGGCCATGACGGCTCCATGTGTACGCTCCACTCCAACTCCCCACGCGAATGCCTGGGCCGTATGGAGAATATGATCCTGATGGGCGACATCAAGATCCCCAAGGAAGCCATTTCCAAGCAGATCGCCGACTCGGTCGATCTGATCGTGCAGGTGAAGCGCCTGCGCGACGGGTCGCGCCGCGTGACCAACGTGACCGAGGTGATCGGCATGGAAGGCGACGTCATCGTCACCCAGGAACTGTTCAAGTTCGAATATCATGACGAGGATGACAGCGGGAAGATCATCGGCGAATATCGCTCCATGGGCCTGCGTCCCTATACGCTGGACAAGGCGCGGCAGTTCGGGTTCGACCAGCCCTTTCTGGAAGCCTGCCTGTAG
- a CDS encoding ATP synthase F1 subunit epsilon, whose protein sequence is MALHFELVTPEKLVRSEEVYQVVVPGTDGDFGVLEGHAPFMSTVRDGALQIFASAGAAPEVIPVRGGFAEVNEKGLTVLAEHAG, encoded by the coding sequence ATGGCACTGCATTTCGAACTCGTGACCCCGGAAAAGCTCGTCCGCTCGGAAGAGGTCTATCAGGTGGTCGTCCCCGGCACCGATGGCGACTTCGGCGTGCTGGAGGGCCACGCGCCCTTCATGTCCACCGTCCGCGACGGCGCGTTGCAGATCTTCGCCAGCGCGGGCGCGGCGCCGGAAGTCATCCCGGTCCGCGGCGGCTTTGCCGAGGTCAATGAAAAGGGCCTGACCGTCCTTGCGGAGCATGCTGGCTGA
- the atpD gene encoding F0F1 ATP synthase subunit beta, with amino-acid sequence MATISGAGTNNVGRISQVIGAVVDVTFPDAVPFILSALETSNNGQRLVLEVAQHLGENTVRTIAMDSTDGLTRGQEVTDTGAQIRVPVGPATLGRILNVVGEPIDERGPVETTLSAPIHAKAPEFVDQSTDASVLVTGIKVIDLLAPYAKGGKIGLFGGAGVGKTVLIQELINNIAKGHGGTSVFAGVGERTREGNDLYHEFLDAGVIAKDADGNAISEGSKVALVYGQMNEPPGARARVALSGLTIAEYFRDQEGQDVLFFVDNIFRFTQAGAEVSALLGRIPSAVGYQPTLATDMGALQERITSTNKGSITSVQAVYVPADDLTDPAPATSFAHLDATTVLNRAISELGIYPAVDPLDSTSRVLEPRVVGQEHYETARAVQAILQKYKSLQDIIAILGMDELSEEDKVTVARARKIQKFLSQPFHVAEVFTGISGKFVQIEDTVKSFKAVVEGEYDHLPENAFYMVGGIDEAIEKAKKLAAEAA; translated from the coding sequence ATGGCAACAATTTCAGGTGCTGGCACCAACAACGTAGGCCGCATTTCGCAGGTCATCGGCGCTGTCGTCGACGTGACCTTCCCCGATGCTGTGCCGTTCATTCTCTCGGCGCTGGAAACCAGCAACAACGGCCAGCGCCTGGTGCTGGAAGTCGCCCAGCATCTGGGCGAGAACACCGTCCGCACCATCGCGATGGACTCGACCGACGGTCTGACCCGCGGTCAGGAAGTGACCGACACCGGCGCGCAGATCCGCGTGCCCGTCGGCCCGGCCACGCTTGGCCGCATCCTGAACGTCGTCGGTGAGCCGATCGACGAGCGCGGTCCGGTGGAAACCACCCTCTCCGCCCCGATCCACGCCAAGGCGCCGGAGTTCGTCGACCAGTCGACCGACGCCAGCGTCCTGGTCACCGGCATCAAGGTCATCGACCTTCTCGCCCCCTATGCGAAGGGCGGCAAGATCGGCCTGTTCGGCGGCGCGGGCGTGGGCAAGACCGTGCTGATCCAGGAACTGATCAACAACATCGCCAAGGGCCATGGCGGCACCTCCGTCTTCGCGGGCGTCGGTGAACGCACCCGCGAGGGCAACGACCTTTATCACGAATTCCTCGACGCCGGCGTCATCGCCAAGGACGCCGACGGCAACGCGATTTCCGAAGGCTCCAAGGTGGCGCTGGTCTACGGCCAGATGAACGAGCCGCCGGGCGCCCGCGCGCGCGTCGCCCTGTCGGGCCTGACCATCGCGGAATATTTCCGCGACCAGGAAGGCCAGGACGTGCTGTTCTTCGTCGACAACATCTTCCGCTTCACCCAGGCGGGCGCGGAAGTGTCGGCTCTGCTGGGCCGTATTCCTTCGGCGGTGGGCTATCAGCCGACGCTGGCCACCGACATGGGCGCCCTTCAGGAGCGCATCACATCGACCAACAAGGGTTCGATCACCTCGGTGCAGGCCGTCTACGTCCCCGCGGACGACTTGACCGACCCGGCGCCCGCGACCAGCTTCGCGCACTTGGACGCCACCACTGTTCTCAACCGCGCCATTTCGGAACTGGGCATCTATCCGGCGGTCGACCCGCTGGATTCGACCAGCCGCGTTCTGGAACCCCGCGTCGTGGGTCAGGAACATTATGAAACCGCCCGCGCTGTCCAGGCGATCCTGCAGAAGTACAAGTCGCTGCAGGACATCATCGCGATCCTGGGCATGGACGAGCTGTCCGAAGAGGACAAGGTGACCGTTGCCCGCGCGCGCAAGATCCAGAAGTTCCTGTCGCAGCCGTTCCACGTCGCGGAGGTCTTCACCGGCATTTCGGGCAAGTTCGTCCAGATCGAGGACACGGTGAAGTCGTTCAAGGCCGTGGTCGAAGGCGAATATGACCATCTGCCCGAAAACGCCTTCTACATGGTCGGCGGCATCGACGAAGCCATCGAAAAGGCGAAGAAGCTGGCTGCGGAAGCGGCGTAA
- a CDS encoding F0F1 ATP synthase subunit gamma — MASLKELKLRIGSVKSTQKITKAKQMVAAAKLRKAQAAAEAARPYSSRLEAVVASLASKIAGGSGEGASPLLAGTGKDDVHLLVVANSDRGLAGAFNANIVKAARAKADELIQQGKTVRFYLIGRKGRPVINRTFPGMIVAQFDTTGVKEPGYDQAERVAHELTDMYLNGKFDVAHLFFSRFKSALAQIPTEQQIIPVKIPEDADSNAIGATVEYEPSEEAILDDLLPRNITVQIFKALLENNASEQGASMTAMDNATRNAGDLINKLTIQYNRSRQAAITTELVEIISGAEAL, encoded by the coding sequence ATGGCTAGCCTCAAGGAACTGAAGCTGCGCATCGGGTCGGTGAAGTCGACCCAGAAGATCACCAAGGCCAAGCAGATGGTGGCCGCCGCGAAGCTGCGCAAGGCGCAGGCCGCCGCCGAAGCCGCCCGCCCCTATAGCAGCCGTCTGGAAGCGGTCGTCGCCAGCCTCGCTTCGAAGATCGCGGGCGGTTCGGGCGAAGGCGCTTCCCCGCTGCTGGCCGGCACCGGCAAGGACGACGTCCATCTGCTGGTCGTCGCCAATTCCGACCGTGGCCTGGCAGGCGCGTTCAACGCCAACATCGTCAAGGCCGCCCGCGCCAAGGCCGACGAGCTGATCCAGCAGGGCAAGACCGTCCGCTTCTACCTCATCGGCCGCAAGGGCCGTCCGGTCATCAACCGCACCTTTCCCGGCATGATCGTCGCCCAGTTCGACACTACCGGCGTCAAGGAACCGGGTTACGATCAGGCCGAGCGGGTCGCGCATGAACTGACGGACATGTATCTGAACGGCAAGTTCGACGTCGCACACCTCTTCTTCTCGCGCTTCAAGTCGGCGCTCGCCCAGATTCCGACCGAACAGCAGATCATCCCGGTCAAGATTCCGGAGGACGCCGACAGCAACGCCATCGGCGCGACGGTGGAATATGAGCCGAGCGAGGAAGCGATCCTGGACGACCTGCTGCCGCGCAACATCACGGTGCAGATTTTCAAGGCGCTGCTGGAAAACAACGCATCCGAACAGGGCGCGTCGATGACCGCCATGGACAATGCGACCCGCAATGCCGGCGACCTCATCAACAAGCTGACCATTCAGTATAACCGCAGCCGCCAGGCCGCGATCACCACCGAACTGGTCGAAATCATCTCGGGCGCCGAAGCCCTCTAA
- a CDS encoding LysE family translocator — protein MLTAHSLLAWTVMSIGLVLLPGPDTMLVAGHAARRGLKAGMAAIGGIQLGGLFYMALCGFGFLSVLNAVPGLFMTVKIAGAIYLAWLGLSMLRGAIRPSPASEAPRMRIGGSPFAQGFISTVLNPKVAIFFLAALPQFVGTGPDAPWQGMLLIAIVYVLGFLWCALLAALATRAGRRVGQSSAMRWFEGAMGVGFFGLAGRLALARNV, from the coding sequence ATGCTGACCGCCCATTCCCTTCTTGCCTGGACCGTGATGTCGATCGGTCTGGTGCTGCTGCCGGGACCGGACACCATGCTGGTGGCCGGGCACGCGGCGCGCCGTGGGCTGAAGGCGGGGATGGCGGCGATCGGCGGCATCCAGCTTGGCGGGCTGTTCTACATGGCGCTGTGCGGCTTCGGTTTCCTGAGCGTGCTGAACGCGGTGCCGGGGCTGTTCATGACGGTGAAGATCGCGGGCGCGATCTACCTTGCATGGCTGGGTCTTTCGATGCTGCGCGGCGCGATCAGGCCGTCGCCCGCTTCGGAAGCGCCCAGGATGCGGATCGGCGGATCGCCCTTCGCCCAGGGGTTCATCAGCACCGTGCTGAACCCGAAGGTCGCGATCTTCTTCCTCGCCGCGCTGCCGCAGTTCGTCGGCACCGGCCCAGACGCGCCGTGGCAGGGCATGCTGCTGATCGCGATCGTCTATGTGCTGGGCTTCCTCTGGTGCGCCCTTCTGGCGGCCCTCGCCACCAGGGCGGGGCGCAGGGTCGGGCAGAGCAGCGCGATGCGCTGGTTCGAAGGCGCCATGGGCGTCGGTTTCTTTGGTCTCGCGGGCCGTCTGGCCCTTGCTCGGAATGTTTGA
- the atpA gene encoding F0F1 ATP synthase subunit alpha encodes MDINAAEISKVIKDQIANFGTEAQVSEVGSVLTVGDGIARVHGLDNVQAGEMVEFANGVQGMALNLEADNVGVVIFGSDAEIKEGDTVKRTGTIVDVPVGKGLLGRVVDGLGNPIDGKGPIQYAERKRVEVKAPGIIPRKSVHEPVQTGLKAIDALVPVGRGQRELIIGDRQTGKTAVAIDTFINQKGINAGDDESKKLYCIYVAVGQKRSTVAQIVKQLEENGAMEYSIVVAATASEPAPLQYLAPYTGVTMGEFFRDNGMHAVIVYDDLSKQAVAYRQMSLLLRRPPGREAYPGDVFYLHSRLLERAAKMNDANGAGSLTALPIIETQAGDVSAYIPTNVISITDGQIFLETNLFYQGIRPAINVGLSVSRVGSAAQTKAMKKVSGSIKLELAQYREMAAFAQFGSDLDASTQKLLNRGARLTELLKQAQFSPLPFEEQTASIFAGTNGYLDSIPVKDVTRYEELMLAYLRHDHADVLTAIRDSKDLGDDAKAKLKAALDSFGKTFA; translated from the coding sequence ATGGATATCAACGCCGCAGAAATTTCGAAGGTCATCAAGGACCAGATCGCCAATTTCGGCACCGAAGCGCAGGTGAGCGAAGTCGGTTCCGTGCTGACCGTGGGTGACGGCATCGCCCGCGTCCATGGCCTCGACAACGTCCAGGCGGGCGAAATGGTCGAGTTCGCCAATGGCGTGCAGGGCATGGCTCTGAACCTGGAAGCCGACAATGTCGGCGTCGTGATCTTCGGTTCCGACGCCGAGATCAAGGAAGGCGACACCGTCAAGCGCACCGGCACCATCGTCGACGTTCCGGTCGGCAAGGGCCTGCTGGGCCGCGTGGTCGACGGTCTGGGCAACCCCATCGACGGCAAGGGTCCGATCCAATATGCGGAGCGCAAGCGCGTCGAAGTGAAGGCGCCGGGCATCATCCCCCGCAAGTCGGTGCACGAGCCCGTGCAGACCGGCCTGAAGGCCATCGACGCCCTGGTTCCCGTCGGCCGCGGCCAGCGCGAGCTGATCATCGGCGACCGCCAGACCGGCAAGACCGCCGTCGCCATCGACACCTTCATTAACCAGAAGGGCATCAACGCGGGCGATGACGAGAGCAAGAAGCTCTACTGCATCTACGTCGCCGTCGGCCAGAAGCGCTCGACCGTCGCGCAGATCGTCAAGCAGCTCGAGGAAAATGGCGCGATGGAATATTCCATCGTCGTCGCCGCGACCGCTTCGGAGCCCGCTCCGCTCCAGTATCTGGCGCCCTATACCGGCGTCACCATGGGCGAATTCTTCCGCGACAACGGCATGCATGCCGTGATCGTTTATGACGACCTTTCCAAGCAGGCCGTCGCCTATCGCCAGATGTCGCTGCTGCTGCGCCGTCCTCCGGGCCGCGAAGCCTATCCGGGCGACGTTTTCTACCTGCACAGCCGTCTGCTGGAGCGCGCCGCCAAGATGAACGACGCCAATGGCGCCGGTTCGCTGACCGCGCTGCCGATCATCGAAACGCAGGCGGGCGACGTGTCGGCCTATATCCCGACCAACGTGATCTCGATCACCGACGGCCAGATCTTCCTGGAAACCAACCTCTTCTACCAGGGCATCCGTCCGGCCATCAACGTCGGCCTGTCGGTGTCGCGCGTCGGTTCCGCCGCTCAGACCAAGGCGATGAAGAAGGTGTCCGGCTCGATCAAGCTGGAGCTGGCCCAGTATCGCGAAATGGCGGCCTTCGCCCAGTTCGGTTCGGACCTGGACGCGTCGACCCAGAAGCTGCTGAACCGCGGTGCGCGCCTGACGGAACTGCTGAAGCAGGCCCAGTTCTCGCCCCTGCCCTTCGAGGAGCAGACGGCATCGATCTTCGCGGGCACCAACGGCTATCTCGACTCGATCCCGGTCAAGGACGTGACCCGCTATGAGGAGCTGATGCTCGCCTATCTGCGTCACGACCATGCCGACGTGCTGACCGCGATCCGCGACAGCAAGGATCTGGGCGATGACGCCAAGGCGAAGCTGAAGGCCGCGCTGGACTCGTTCGGCAAGACCTTCGCCTGA
- a CDS encoding F0F1 ATP synthase subunit delta produces the protein METTGGIQASLSGRYAVALFDLARDGKTLDTVAASLAALKAAIAESADFKGLINSPVLSRDAAGKTIAAVASAMGIDALTTNFLGVLAQNRRLPQLPAVIRAYETLLSNHKGEARAEVTSAHPLSKTQITALQKSLKARVGRDVAVNAKVDPAILGGLVVKIGSQMIDSSIRTRLNSLALAMKG, from the coding sequence GTGGAGACGACCGGCGGTATTCAGGCCAGCCTCAGCGGCCGCTATGCGGTGGCGCTGTTCGATCTGGCCCGTGACGGCAAGACGCTCGACACCGTCGCGGCGAGCCTTGCGGCGCTGAAGGCGGCTATTGCCGAATCGGCTGATTTCAAGGGGCTGATCAACAGCCCCGTGCTCAGCCGGGACGCAGCGGGCAAGACGATCGCGGCGGTCGCATCCGCCATGGGGATCGACGCGCTGACGACGAATTTCCTGGGCGTGCTCGCCCAGAACCGTCGCCTGCCGCAGCTTCCCGCGGTCATCCGCGCTTATGAGACGCTGCTGTCGAATCACAAGGGCGAGGCCCGCGCCGAAGTGACGAGCGCGCATCCGCTCAGCAAAACCCAGATCACCGCTCTGCAAAAGAGCCTGAAGGCCCGTGTCGGCCGCGATGTCGCGGTCAATGCCAAGGTCGATCCCGCGATCCTGGGCGGGCTGGTCGTCAAGATCGGCAGCCAGATGATCGATTCCTCCATCCGCACCCGTTTGAATAGTCTCGCTTTGGCGATGAAAGGCTGA
- a CDS encoding S1C family serine protease, whose product MVVHLLRLARVLAALLTLAVPMSAHGEQQDIAAAARGVVRVVLVATNGSDAYFVGHGSGFAVAPDKIVTNAHVVELAREEKNLVIGVIPSEGTKTYGGRIIAFSPGNDLALIQLEEGLLPVSTFYAGAVSDGQHVTAIGYPGTVDRAQGLGLKQLVEPLGTVKTSGNVSSGRSSQSFDTVLHTAPLAAGNSGGPLVDDCGRVLGVNSFGSVSDGNDAEFGFAVSWREVASFLRQAGVSSLHTVVPCRSMAEADAAEAALTQREEARSEQSERARADAREAAMDKARDTAERDVISARENAMAGAAVLLALAVLGLGAGGMFYSQGRERRATWWLAGGGLLLFGAIGLFFLKPSFSSIDERIALPDDQSVTGNGAYAWAGDNICRVDVNRSRLTVSEPNDIGFHWAEGGCVNGNVQYVSSGTGWQRASVPGDHNFVTVSRFDPATGTLRVQRWLPDIDTMAKARALGNGPIKGCSGDSALRGKIAALHNDLAAMLPAQPNERIVYHCQKGRLAPPDAGK is encoded by the coding sequence ATGGTCGTTCACCTCCTTCGCCTCGCCCGCGTTCTGGCCGCGCTCCTTACCCTCGCCGTGCCGATGAGCGCGCATGGGGAGCAGCAGGACATCGCCGCCGCCGCCCGCGGCGTGGTGCGCGTCGTGCTGGTCGCGACCAACGGTTCCGACGCCTATTTCGTGGGGCATGGCAGCGGCTTCGCCGTCGCGCCGGACAAGATCGTCACCAACGCCCATGTGGTCGAACTGGCGCGGGAGGAGAAGAATCTCGTCATCGGCGTCATCCCTTCGGAGGGGACGAAGACCTATGGCGGCAGGATCATCGCCTTTTCGCCCGGCAACGACCTGGCGCTGATCCAGTTGGAGGAAGGCCTTCTGCCGGTCAGCACCTTTTACGCCGGGGCGGTGAGCGACGGTCAGCATGTCACCGCCATCGGCTATCCCGGCACGGTCGACCGTGCGCAGGGGCTGGGCCTGAAGCAACTGGTCGAGCCGCTGGGCACGGTGAAGACCAGCGGCAACGTGTCGTCCGGACGGTCCAGCCAGAGCTTCGACACGGTGCTGCACACCGCGCCGCTGGCGGCGGGAAACAGCGGCGGGCCGCTGGTGGACGATTGCGGCCGGGTGCTGGGGGTCAACAGTTTCGGGTCGGTGTCTGACGGCAATGACGCGGAGTTCGGATTCGCCGTTTCCTGGCGCGAGGTCGCCTCTTTCCTGCGGCAGGCGGGGGTTTCGTCGCTGCATACCGTCGTCCCCTGCCGGTCCATGGCCGAAGCCGACGCCGCCGAGGCCGCGCTGACCCAGCGGGAGGAAGCGCGGAGCGAACAGTCCGAGCGCGCCCGCGCCGACGCCCGCGAAGCCGCGATGGACAAGGCCCGCGACACGGCGGAGCGCGACGTCATCTCCGCCCGCGAAAATGCCATGGCGGGCGCCGCCGTGCTGCTGGCGCTGGCGGTGCTGGGGCTGGGCGCGGGCGGGATGTTCTACAGCCAGGGGCGGGAAAGGCGCGCGACCTGGTGGCTGGCGGGCGGCGGGCTGTTGCTGTTCGGGGCCATCGGGCTGTTCTTCCTGAAACCCAGCTTTTCCAGCATCGATGAGCGCATCGCCCTGCCCGATGACCAGAGCGTCACCGGCAACGGCGCCTATGCCTGGGCGGGCGACAATATCTGTCGGGTCGACGTGAATCGCAGCCGGCTCACCGTGTCGGAACCCAATGACATCGGGTTCCATTGGGCCGAGGGGGGCTGTGTCAACGGCAATGTCCAATATGTCTCATCCGGCACCGGATGGCAGCGCGCCAGCGTGCCGGGCGACCATAATTTCGTGACCGTCAGCCGCTTCGACCCCGCGACGGGCACGCTGCGGGTCCAGCGCTGGCTGCCCGATATCGACACCATGGCCAAGGCCCGCGCCCTTGGAAACGGGCCGATCAAGGGGTGCAGCGGCGATTCCGCGCTGCGGGGGAAAATCGCGGCCCTGCACAACGATCTGGCCGCCATGTTGCCCGCCCAGCCCAATGAGCGGATCGTCTATCATTGCCAGAAGGGTCGGCTGGCCCCGCCGGACGCCGGAAAATAA